TATATATAATCCTTCCGTAACCAAATTGTAATCAACAAATATTAAACTTCTCCTATAAAAAATATTACGGAGAAAAATATGTCAATAAGAAAAACATCATTAGCTTTATTAGCAAGTGCTGCTTTAACAGTAAGTTTAAGTGCAAGAGATCAAATTAAAATCGTTGGGTCATCAACTGTATACCCATTTTCATCTTCTGTAGCTGAAGAATTAGGTGCAACTTCAAGTTTTCCTACTCCTGTTGTTGAATCAACTGGTTCAGGTGGTGGAATGAAATTATTTTGTGCTGGTAATGATTTAAATACTCCAGATATTACTAACGCATCAAGAAGAATGAAAACAAAAGAATTTAAAATGTGTGAAAAAAATGGAGTTACTGATATTACAGAATCAGTAATTGGTTATGATGGAATTGCATTTGCTCAATCTAAATCAAACGCTGCATTTGATATTTCAAAAGAAAACTTAGCTTTAGCAGTTGCTAAAGAAGTTCCTTCAAAAGATGGGAAAACACTAATTGCAAATCCATATAAAAAATGGTCTGATATTGATGCTTCATTACCAGATAGAGAGATTATTGTTTATGGACCACCTAAATCATCAGGTACTAGAGATGCATTTGAAGAATTAGTAATGCAAAAAACATTTAAAAAGATGTCTGTATATACAGATCTTTACAAAGCTGATAAAAAAGCAAACAAAAGATATAAAAAATACTCAATTGTAAGAACAGATGGTGCTTATGTTGAATCTGGTGAAAACGATAATTTAATTGTTCAAAAATTAGAAAAAAATAAAAATGCATTTGGTGTATTTGGATTTTCATTCTTAGAAGAAAATGATGATAAAGTACAAGGTGCTACAATTAATGGTATTC
This genomic interval from Poseidonibacter antarcticus contains the following:
- a CDS encoding substrate-binding domain-containing protein, with product MSIRKTSLALLASAALTVSLSARDQIKIVGSSTVYPFSSSVAEELGATSSFPTPVVESTGSGGGMKLFCAGNDLNTPDITNASRRMKTKEFKMCEKNGVTDITESVIGYDGIAFAQSKSNAAFDISKENLALAVAKEVPSKDGKTLIANPYKKWSDIDASLPDREIIVYGPPKSSGTRDAFEELVMQKTFKKMSVYTDLYKADKKANKRYKKYSIVRTDGAYVESGENDNLIVQKLEKNKNAFGVFGFSFLEENDDKVQGATINGIHPTPENISSSKYPVSRSLFFYIKNSHSKDVPAMNKYVDLFMSEKMIGTEGILGEIGLIALPDEARNAIRSSVSKRSKLTLADLSAKH